A DNA window from Methylobacterium sp. NMS14P contains the following coding sequences:
- a CDS encoding IS3 family transposase (programmed frameshift), protein MTTTTGAVAGSVGPGRGGRMSRQRKRDAVLRLLRGEDLESVSRGLGVTAATLSGWRDAFLAAGEASLSTRPLDADALESGRLKAKLGEMLLERELLEAKVAALEARGAGPFGPQAVAAMSRTVSPASGSVYGLARVCRIWRVSRATVHRHLSPPRSGLGSEAGSDPARRPGPVGAMLDAALLLRIRAILTDSPFHGEGHRKVWARLRMKGVRTSKRRVLRLMRAHDLLAPTRVGTPRGPRNHDGTIIPDRVDTMWGTDLTTTWTAEGQVAVFVAIDHCSAECVGIHAARRATRFEALEPIRQGVRQRFGGFAAEIASGLSVRHDHGSQYMADAFQAELAFLGIASSPAFVRAPEGNGCAERFIRTLKENLLWVEHFDTVEDLRHALLAFRDLYNETWLIERHGFRPPADIRAAQLPPAAIAA, encoded by the exons ATGACGACGACTACAGGAGCGGTTGCCGGTTCGGTCGGACCTGGCCGGGGTGGGCGCATGTCCCGGCAGCGCAAGCGGGACGCGGTGTTGCGGCTTCTGCGTGGTGAGGACCTGGAGAGCGTCTCGCGCGGCCTGGGCGTGACGGCGGCGACCTTGTCGGGCTGGCGCGATGCTTTCCTGGCGGCGGGCGAGGCCAGCCTGTCCACCCGGCCCCTCGATGCGGACGCGCTGGAGAGCGGGCGTCTCAAGGCCAAGCTCGGCGAGATGCTGCTGGAGCGCGAGCTGCTGGAGGCCAAGGTCGCCGCCCTGGAGGCGCGTGGCGCCG GGCCCTTTGGCCCGCAGGCGGTCGCGGCCATGAGCCGGACCGTCTCGCCGGCCAGCGGCAGCGTCTACGGGCTGGCTCGGGTGTGCCGGATCTGGCGCGTGTCGCGCGCCACCGTCCACCGGCATCTCTCACCGCCCCGCTCAGGGCTCGGATCGGAGGCCGGGTCCGATCCCGCGCGGCGGCCCGGCCCGGTCGGGGCGATGCTGGATGCCGCACTGCTCCTGCGGATCCGCGCCATCCTGACCGACAGCCCCTTCCACGGCGAAGGCCATCGCAAGGTCTGGGCACGGCTGCGCATGAAGGGCGTGCGCACCTCCAAGCGCCGGGTGCTGCGCCTGATGCGCGCCCACGACCTGTTGGCCCCCACGCGGGTCGGCACACCGCGCGGTCCGCGCAACCACGACGGCACCATCATCCCGGACAGGGTCGACACGATGTGGGGCACCGACCTGACCACCACCTGGACGGCCGAGGGGCAGGTCGCGGTGTTCGTGGCCATCGATCACTGCTCGGCCGAGTGCGTGGGCATCCATGCGGCCCGCCGGGCCACGCGCTTCGAGGCGCTGGAGCCGATCCGCCAAGGGGTGCGGCAGCGCTTCGGTGGCTTCGCGGCCGAGATCGCCTCCGGCCTGAGCGTCCGGCACGATCACGGAAGCCAGTACATGGCGGACGCCTTCCAGGCGGAGCTCGCGTTCCTGGGCATCGCGAGCTCGCCCGCCTTCGTGCGCGCCCCGGAGGGGAATGGCTGCGCCGAGCGCTTCATCCGCACCCTCAAGGAGAACCTGTTGTGGGTCGAGCACTTCGATACGGTCGAGGATCTGCGCCACGCCCTGCTGGCGTTCCGAGATCTCTACAATGAGACGTGGCTGATCGAGCGACACGGGTTCCGGCCACCGGCCGATATCCGCGCCGCGCAGCTACCACCCGCGGCCATCGCCGCGTAG
- a CDS encoding recombinase family protein, whose product MAQGKLVSYLRVSTEMQGRSGLGLEAQRQSVANFLNGGQWNVLAELVEVESGSRDDRPELRKALALCRLHNATLVIAKLDRLSRDAHFLLGLQKAGVRFVAADMPEANEMVVGIMAVVAQAERQMIAKRTREALAAKRSYYATLSNADRAALQAAGKATSLGNPTNLGKRDEGRALGRARRTEIANGRAADLAPIIADVKAAGAVSLREIAAALNRRAIPAPRGGAWSAVQVQRATLRISVSPV is encoded by the coding sequence GTGGCACAAGGTAAGCTCGTCTCCTACCTGCGGGTCTCCACGGAGATGCAGGGCCGGTCCGGGCTGGGCCTGGAGGCGCAGCGGCAATCGGTCGCCAACTTCCTCAACGGCGGACAGTGGAACGTGCTGGCCGAACTGGTGGAGGTGGAGAGCGGCAGCCGGGATGATCGGCCGGAGCTACGCAAGGCCCTGGCCCTCTGCCGATTGCACAACGCCACCCTGGTGATCGCCAAGCTGGACCGCCTTTCCCGTGACGCTCACTTCCTGCTCGGCCTCCAGAAGGCTGGCGTCCGCTTCGTGGCGGCCGACATGCCGGAGGCGAACGAGATGGTAGTGGGCATTATGGCCGTGGTGGCGCAAGCCGAACGGCAGATGATCGCCAAGCGCACTCGGGAAGCCCTCGCGGCGAAGCGAAGCTACTATGCCACTCTATCCAATGCGGACCGGGCCGCGCTTCAGGCCGCCGGCAAGGCGACCAGCCTCGGCAATCCAACCAACCTGGGCAAGCGGGACGAAGGCCGCGCACTGGGCAGAGCCCGCCGAACGGAGATCGCCAACGGCCGGGCAGCCGACCTCGCCCCGATCATCGCCGACGTGAAGGCAGCGGGCGCTGTGTCGCTTCGAGAAATTGCAGCGGCGCTGAACCGTCGTGCTATCCCGGCCCCTCGAGGAGGAGCATGGTCGGCCGTGCAGGTTCAGCGAGCAACTCTCCGCATATCTGTCTCACCCGTCTGA
- a CDS encoding resolvase, translating into MTEAALALLAQSRAELPKVNIRRRKPRGDPAKGVAELKAVADKRAAALAPVVTELKAEGHSSVRKLADAMNARGVPTERGGPWHVTGVQRLLKRIKTL; encoded by the coding sequence GTGACGGAGGCCGCGCTGGCGCTGCTGGCACAGTCGCGTGCGGAGTTGCCGAAGGTCAACATCCGGAGGCGGAAGCCGCGGGGCGACCCGGCAAAGGGCGTGGCCGAGCTGAAGGCAGTGGCGGACAAGCGGGCCGCGGCATTGGCCCCAGTCGTGACCGAGCTGAAGGCGGAAGGGCACAGCAGCGTGCGGAAGCTCGCCGACGCCATGAACGCGCGCGGGGTCCCCACAGAGCGCGGCGGACCGTGGCACGTGACGGGCGTCCAACGCCTGCTGAAGCGGATCAAGACGCTCTAG
- a CDS encoding ribbon-helix-helix domain-containing protein, whose translation MSVLDAMAAAERKALRRIALDQDTTAQALAEEAIRDVLRRHGHGA comes from the coding sequence GTGAGCGTGCTCGACGCCATGGCGGCCGCGGAGCGGAAGGCCCTCCGCCGGATCGCTCTCGATCAGGATACCACGGCCCAGGCGTTGGCGGAGGAGGCCATCCGGGACGTTCTACGCCGGCACGGACACGGCGCCTGA
- a CDS encoding IS630 family transposase (programmed frameshift) yields MPSPLSVDLRERVVAAVAAGASCHRAAARFGVSVSSASRWSQRSHQEGHVAPKPMGGDHTSKRIEAHAGLILMTSEQEPRLFLRELRDRLAEQGVQTSTSGLSRFFARHGISWKKGATYAAEQERADVRAAREAWFEAQPELDPDRLVFLDETAAATNMARRYGWAPRGERCRLAAPQGHYKTTTVTAALRTSGLCATALLDGPTNGRRFCSYVTETLIPVLHPGDIVVMDNLPAHKVAGVREAIEAAGARLLYLPSYSPDFNPIEQAFAKLKALLRSAAARTIPDLWPAIRQAFTRFTPQECRNYLAAAGYEDDLAVAT; encoded by the exons ATGCCTTCACCTCTGTCCGTCGACTTACGCGAGCGTGTCGTGGCTGCCGTGGCGGCAGGTGCCTCGTGCCACCGAGCCGCGGCTCGCTTTGGGGTCAGTGTCTCGAGCGCCAGCCGCTGGTCGCAGCGCTCACACCAAGAGGGCCATGTCGCGCCCAAGCCGATGGGCGGTGATCACACCTCGAAGCGCATCGAGGCGCATGCTGGGCTGATCCTGATGACTTCCGAGCAGGAGCCTCGCCTCTTCTTACGCGAGCTGCGCGACCGGTTGGCTGAGCAGGGCGTCCAGACCAGCACGAGCGGCCTGTCGCGCTTCTTTGCCCGCCACGGGATCAGCTGGAA AAAAGGGGCGACGTACGCAGCTGAGCAGGAGCGTGCCGACGTAAGAGCGGCCCGCGAGGCGTGGTTCGAGGCACAGCCCGAGCTCGACCCGGACCGGCTGGTGTTCCTGGACGAGACGGCGGCGGCCACCAACATGGCGCGGCGCTATGGTTGGGCACCACGCGGCGAGCGCTGCCGGCTCGCAGCCCCGCAGGGTCACTACAAAACCACTACCGTCACCGCTGCCCTGCGCACCAGCGGGCTGTGCGCGACCGCGCTGCTGGACGGTCCTACGAACGGCAGGCGCTTCTGCAGCTACGTCACCGAGACCCTGATCCCGGTGCTGCACCCGGGCGACATCGTCGTCATGGACAACCTGCCAGCCCACAAGGTCGCTGGCGTGCGTGAGGCGATCGAGGCCGCAGGAGCGCGGCTGCTCTACCTCCCGTCATACAGCCCTGATTTCAACCCGATTGAGCAGGCCTTCGCAAAGCTGAAGGCGCTGTTGCGCAGCGCGGCCGCTCGCACGATCCCGGATCTCTGGCCGGCGATCCGCCAGGCCTTCACGCGCTTCACTCCGCAGGAGTGCCGCAACTACCTCGCCGCAGCTGGCTACGAGGACGACTTGGCTGTCGCTACCTGA
- a CDS encoding reverse transcriptase domain-containing protein, with amino-acid sequence MLGKDLSGPSSPLVQPVSLAKSPVTPVVRIQTPSQRKRGKAAKRHERKLREQITRLEAEGKHRQAKRLGRMYCKSFDAKLVAASDANRRLPAGQRAKRAELHEIAADMDLRQTQGTATFRAEPKKKGYRPVVNFDLRGRTAQLVLKRAAKPFIKIRPDQYASDGGQPAACHRIVELAAQGYAWFEEIDVRSFYASINSEGVTELLGDLPKGMTEANALSSRVRASFMKTKRDIPHNDLCKLRNEVRAGIPQGSALSPLVAEAVMSNVLDQATQGADWPDVQLVVFADNIAVLGRTKADVEDAAENLAGAFSGSQLGPFNLHRKPARSIKLGFDFLSTRFIARNRRIRAEVAPAARLKRLHWISTKLKGSTSAKEIRRRMRSWGAAMGLSKGGRPLTKAVQWANSVLSYALVHKLRGRTLLAQANYHHRALHKPGLIHAHG; translated from the coding sequence ATGCTTGGAAAAGACCTCTCCGGGCCATCCAGCCCCCTAGTGCAACCGGTTTCACTGGCGAAAAGCCCGGTGACGCCAGTTGTGCGCATCCAAACGCCGTCCCAGCGCAAGCGGGGCAAGGCGGCAAAGCGGCATGAGCGGAAACTGCGGGAGCAGATCACCCGGCTTGAAGCCGAAGGGAAGCACCGGCAGGCGAAGCGGCTAGGCCGGATGTACTGCAAATCCTTCGACGCGAAGCTGGTGGCGGCATCGGACGCCAACAGGAGGTTACCGGCAGGCCAGCGAGCCAAGAGGGCAGAGCTGCACGAGATCGCAGCCGATATGGATCTTCGGCAGACACAAGGCACCGCCACCTTCCGGGCCGAACCGAAGAAGAAGGGCTATCGCCCAGTCGTGAACTTCGATCTTCGCGGCCGGACAGCCCAACTCGTGCTGAAACGAGCGGCCAAACCCTTCATAAAGATCAGACCGGACCAATACGCCAGCGATGGCGGCCAACCGGCAGCATGTCACCGGATCGTCGAACTCGCGGCTCAAGGCTACGCGTGGTTCGAGGAAATAGACGTGCGCAGTTTCTACGCCTCGATCAATTCAGAAGGCGTAACCGAGCTTCTTGGGGACCTCCCCAAGGGGATGACGGAAGCCAATGCACTCTCAAGCAGGGTCAGGGCCTCCTTCATGAAGACCAAGAGGGACATCCCCCATAACGACCTATGCAAACTTCGCAATGAGGTCCGGGCCGGTATCCCGCAAGGCTCCGCACTCTCCCCGCTAGTGGCAGAGGCGGTGATGTCGAACGTACTCGATCAAGCGACACAAGGGGCTGATTGGCCCGATGTGCAACTTGTCGTGTTCGCCGACAACATCGCCGTCCTTGGCCGCACCAAGGCGGATGTAGAGGATGCGGCAGAGAACCTTGCGGGCGCGTTTTCAGGCAGCCAGCTCGGACCCTTTAATTTGCATCGCAAGCCTGCACGGTCAATCAAACTGGGGTTCGACTTCTTGAGCACACGCTTCATCGCTCGTAATCGGCGCATCCGAGCCGAAGTAGCGCCTGCGGCGAGACTGAAGCGCCTTCACTGGATCTCTACAAAGCTCAAAGGTAGCACGTCCGCGAAGGAGATCAGGAGGCGGATGCGGAGTTGGGGCGCCGCTATGGGCCTGAGCAAGGGCGGTCGCCCTCTGACGAAAGCCGTGCAATGGGCGAACAGCGTCTTGAGCTACGCCTTGGTGCACAAGCTGCGAGGCCGGACCTTGCTCGCACAGGCGAACTATCACCATCGGGCTCTCCACAAGCCAGGCTTAATACATGCACACGGCTGA
- a CDS encoding putative bifunctional diguanylate cyclase/phosphodiesterase encodes MSEFAVPERQTLLEAAIQALPVGVVVRDDQGHCVLANAAARALGDKAVQALPATTGGGRDTATVEAVDDRMFEVQTRPVAEGPDAFTLTTLTDVTHHHRIQRELITKAFIDALTGLPNRTMFEQSIADVLAGSMPGDRFALAFIDLDNFKHINDYYSHAAGDALLRKVSDRIGGSLRPSDLLARIGGDEFVLLLAPITDRNEALAAVRAISERLKQPFFIDGHEIFASASIGLSLFPEHGDSYEALARQADNAMYRVKGELKGGVSIFDDAMSQAATARMAVEQRLRLAIRDRSFCCAFQPKVDMRSHAVTGVEVLLRWRDELGMIQAPGDFIALAIELGLINEITLQLLSETVQAMPDIDEVFGPDVTVSLNIAAKQACDVPFMTAFCATLGETGLAERFVLELTEEAFFTTGRFQREVLPKIRAIGARVSIDDFGVGYSSLAALADITADELKIDRSFITDIDKRPRSQIVLKAIESLGAALGMTVVAEGVETFEEVAYLLGATQIRCAQGYYFARPLLLDQIRQAEPPRMSGSRVPATRSRASDLRAPGLMRRA; translated from the coding sequence ATGAGCGAGTTCGCTGTACCGGAGCGTCAAACCCTGCTCGAGGCCGCCATCCAGGCGCTTCCGGTCGGCGTCGTGGTCCGTGACGACCAGGGTCACTGCGTCCTGGCCAACGCCGCCGCGCGCGCCCTCGGGGACAAGGCCGTCCAGGCGCTGCCCGCCACGACGGGCGGCGGCCGGGACACCGCGACCGTCGAGGCCGTCGACGACCGGATGTTCGAGGTGCAGACGCGGCCGGTCGCCGAGGGCCCGGACGCCTTCACGCTCACGACCCTGACCGACGTCACGCACCATCACCGGATCCAGCGGGAGCTGATCACCAAGGCCTTCATCGACGCCCTGACCGGCCTGCCCAATAGGACGATGTTCGAGCAGAGCATCGCGGACGTGCTGGCGGGATCGATGCCGGGGGACCGCTTTGCCCTGGCCTTCATCGATCTCGACAACTTCAAGCACATCAACGACTACTACAGCCACGCCGCCGGCGACGCCCTGCTGCGCAAGGTGTCAGACCGGATCGGCGGCTCGCTGCGCCCGAGCGACCTCCTCGCCCGGATCGGCGGCGACGAGTTCGTGCTCCTGCTCGCCCCGATCACCGACCGGAACGAGGCGCTGGCCGCGGTGCGCGCCATCTCGGAGCGCCTGAAGCAGCCGTTCTTCATCGACGGGCACGAGATCTTCGCCTCCGCCTCCATCGGCCTCAGCCTCTTCCCGGAGCACGGCGACAGCTACGAGGCCCTGGCCCGGCAGGCCGACAACGCGATGTACCGGGTGAAGGGCGAGCTGAAGGGCGGCGTCAGCATCTTCGACGACGCGATGAGCCAGGCCGCCACGGCCCGCATGGCCGTGGAGCAGCGCCTCCGGCTGGCGATCCGCGACCGCTCCTTCTGCTGCGCCTTCCAGCCGAAGGTCGACATGCGCTCCCACGCGGTCACGGGCGTCGAGGTGCTGCTGCGCTGGCGCGACGAGCTCGGCATGATCCAGGCCCCCGGCGACTTCATCGCCCTCGCCATCGAGCTGGGGCTGATCAACGAGATCACCCTCCAGCTCCTGTCCGAGACCGTGCAGGCCATGCCCGACATCGACGAGGTGTTCGGACCCGACGTCACCGTGAGCCTCAACATCGCCGCCAAGCAGGCCTGCGACGTGCCGTTCATGACCGCCTTCTGCGCGACTCTGGGCGAGACCGGCCTCGCGGAGCGCTTCGTGCTCGAACTGACCGAGGAGGCCTTCTTCACGACGGGCCGCTTCCAGCGCGAGGTTCTGCCGAAGATCCGGGCGATCGGCGCGCGGGTCTCGATCGACGATTTCGGCGTCGGCTACTCGTCCCTCGCGGCCCTGGCGGACATCACCGCGGACGAGCTCAAGATCGACCGCTCGTTCATCACCGACATCGACAAGCGGCCGCGCAGCCAGATCGTCCTGAAGGCGATCGAGTCGCTCGGCGCGGCGCTCGGCATGACGGTCGTCGCCGAGGGCGTCGAGACCTTCGAGGAGGTCGCCTACCTGCTCGGCGCGACGCAGATCCGCTGCGCCCAGGGCTACTACTTCGCCCGCCCGCTCCTGCTCGACCAGATCCGGCAGGCCGAGCCGCCGCGCATGTCCGGGTCGCGCGTCCCCGCCACGCGCAGCCGCGCCTCGGACCTGCGCGCGCCCGGCCTGATGCGGCGCGCCTGA
- a CDS encoding ATP-binding protein, which translates to MLSGDGTVRHDDAASHMGAVTSIEGSKVHLELVVQDGRPRVRVTVGNLVRVRAGDATLIGIVTTLSSGSERGHRPGAYASLDLLGEIVAGHDARRFSRGVTCYPAIGDTVELLSAADLRIVHQVSATNTAAVGALYQDPDTPACIKIDDLLSKHFAVLGATGVGKSSGVTVILDEVMRARPAVRVFLLDVHNEYAASFGDRASVISPRALKLPFWLFNLEEIADVIYGGRPAVDEEIEILAEVIPHAKSKYGQYKEAGDRQIVKRPFGKGAGYTVDTPVPYMLQDLLALIDERMGRLENRVSRMHYHRLITRIEAIRNDPRHGFMFDNANVGGDMMGEILAHLFRLDPDGRPMTIMQLAGLPMEVVDAVVCVLCRLAFEFGIWSEGAVPLLFVCEEAHRFASADRSVGFTPTRRALARIAREGRKHGVHLGLVTQRPAELDATIMSQCSTLFAMRMTNARDQAFLAAAVSDATNLLTFVPSLGTGEVIAFGEGVPIPARMTFRPLPSARHPRNDASGRAAEDGAAVAGAAFVGAVVERWRGATMNKVPGHDADPGAAARLGRETGPDSPHGAALEQVHRRLLRRPLEAGDQAQTGDRTGVQPAKSLWQQGGA; encoded by the coding sequence ATGTTGAGCGGCGACGGAACGGTCCGGCACGACGATGCCGCGTCGCACATGGGCGCCGTGACGTCCATCGAGGGATCGAAGGTCCATCTGGAACTCGTCGTGCAGGACGGGCGGCCCAGGGTGCGGGTCACCGTCGGCAATCTGGTCCGGGTCCGGGCCGGGGACGCAACCCTCATCGGCATCGTCACCACGCTGTCCTCGGGCAGCGAGCGCGGGCACCGGCCAGGCGCCTACGCGAGCCTCGACCTGCTCGGCGAGATCGTCGCGGGACACGACGCGCGCCGCTTCAGCCGCGGCGTGACCTGCTACCCCGCGATCGGCGACACCGTCGAACTCCTGTCTGCCGCCGACCTGCGGATCGTCCACCAGGTGTCGGCGACGAACACCGCGGCCGTCGGCGCGCTCTATCAGGACCCCGACACGCCGGCCTGCATCAAGATCGACGACCTGCTCTCCAAGCACTTCGCGGTGCTCGGCGCGACCGGCGTCGGCAAGTCCAGCGGCGTCACCGTCATCCTGGACGAGGTGATGCGGGCCAGGCCGGCCGTGCGCGTCTTCCTGCTCGACGTGCACAATGAGTACGCCGCCAGCTTCGGCGACCGCGCGAGCGTCATCAGCCCGCGGGCCCTCAAGCTGCCGTTCTGGCTGTTCAACCTCGAGGAGATCGCCGACGTCATCTACGGCGGACGTCCGGCCGTGGACGAGGAGATCGAGATCCTCGCCGAGGTGATCCCCCACGCGAAGAGCAAGTACGGGCAGTACAAGGAGGCGGGCGACCGCCAGATCGTCAAGCGGCCGTTCGGCAAGGGCGCCGGCTACACGGTCGACACGCCGGTCCCCTACATGCTGCAGGACCTGCTCGCGCTCATCGACGAGCGGATGGGGCGGCTCGAGAACCGCGTCTCGCGGATGCACTATCACCGGCTGATCACCCGGATCGAGGCGATCCGGAACGATCCGCGGCACGGCTTCATGTTCGACAACGCCAATGTCGGCGGCGACATGATGGGCGAGATCCTGGCGCACCTGTTCCGGCTCGATCCCGACGGGCGGCCGATGACGATCATGCAGCTCGCCGGCCTGCCGATGGAGGTCGTGGACGCCGTCGTGTGCGTCCTGTGCCGCCTCGCCTTCGAGTTCGGCATCTGGAGCGAGGGCGCAGTCCCGCTGCTGTTCGTCTGCGAGGAGGCCCACCGCTTCGCCTCGGCCGACCGCTCGGTCGGCTTCACGCCGACGCGTCGCGCCCTAGCGCGGATCGCCCGCGAGGGCCGCAAGCACGGCGTCCATCTCGGCCTCGTCACCCAGCGCCCGGCCGAGCTCGACGCGACGATCATGTCCCAGTGCAGCACCCTGTTCGCCATGCGGATGACCAACGCGCGCGACCAAGCTTTCCTGGCCGCGGCTGTGTCGGACGCCACCAACCTGCTCACCTTCGTGCCGTCTCTGGGCACCGGCGAGGTCATCGCGTTCGGCGAGGGCGTCCCGATCCCGGCCCGGATGACATTCCGGCCGCTGCCGTCGGCGCGGCACCCGCGCAACGACGCGAGCGGCCGCGCCGCCGAGGACGGCGCGGCCGTCGCCGGCGCGGCCTTCGTCGGCGCCGTCGTCGAGCGCTGGCGCGGCGCGACCATGAACAAGGTCCCCGGACACGATGCGGATCCGGGCGCTGCGGCACGCCTCGGGCGCGAGACCGGCCCGGACAGCCCGCACGGCGCCGCCCTGGAGCAGGTGCATCGCCGGCTGCTCCGCCGTCCCCTCGAGGCCGGCGATCAGGCCCAGACCGGTGACCGGACTGGCGTCCAGCCTGCCAAGTCCCTTTGGCAGCAGGGCGGGGCATGA
- a CDS encoding O-acetylhomoserine aminocarboxypropyltransferase produces the protein MSDRLPGFNTLAIHAGAAPDAATGARATPIYQTTSFVFDDVDHAASLFGLQAFGNIYTRITNPTNAVLEERIAALEGGTAALAVASGHAAEFLTMHALMQPGDEFVASNKLYGGSINQFNHSYKNFGWSVAWADNDDPASFEAAITPRTKAIFCESIANPGGVITDLAALSQIAKKHNIPLVVDNTMATPYLIRPFEHGADIVVHSATKFLGGHGNSIGGLIVDGGSFQWAGDARYPMMSQPRPEYSGMVLAETFGNFGFAIACRVLGLRDLGPALSPFNAFLILNGIETLPLRMQRHSDNALTVAKHLSTHPAVSWVSYPGLETDRYHQLARRYTPNGAGAVFTFGLKGGYDAGVKLVSSLQLFSHLANIGDTRSLIIHPASTTHRQLTDAQKTAAGAGPDVVRLSIGLEDPADLIDDLDSALAG, from the coding sequence ATGTCCGACCGCCTGCCCGGCTTCAACACGCTGGCGATCCACGCGGGCGCCGCCCCCGACGCGGCCACCGGCGCGCGGGCGACGCCGATCTACCAGACCACCAGCTTCGTGTTCGACGACGTCGACCACGCCGCGTCGCTGTTCGGGCTCCAGGCCTTCGGCAACATCTACACGCGGATCACCAATCCGACGAACGCCGTGCTGGAGGAGCGCATCGCCGCGCTGGAGGGCGGGACCGCTGCCCTGGCGGTCGCCTCCGGCCACGCGGCCGAGTTCCTGACCATGCACGCGCTGATGCAGCCGGGCGACGAGTTCGTGGCCTCGAACAAGCTCTACGGCGGCTCGATCAATCAGTTCAACCACTCGTACAAGAACTTCGGCTGGTCGGTGGCCTGGGCCGACAACGACGACCCCGCCTCCTTCGAGGCGGCGATCACGCCGCGCACCAAGGCGATCTTCTGCGAATCGATCGCCAACCCCGGCGGCGTCATCACCGACCTGGCGGCGCTGTCGCAGATCGCCAAGAAGCACAACATCCCGCTCGTCGTCGACAACACCATGGCGACGCCGTACCTGATCCGGCCCTTCGAGCACGGCGCCGACATCGTGGTGCACTCGGCCACCAAGTTCCTCGGCGGCCACGGCAACTCGATCGGCGGCCTGATCGTCGACGGCGGCTCGTTCCAGTGGGCCGGCGACGCGCGCTACCCGATGATGAGCCAGCCGCGGCCGGAATATTCCGGCATGGTGCTGGCCGAGACCTTCGGCAATTTCGGCTTCGCCATCGCCTGCCGGGTGCTGGGCCTGCGCGACCTCGGGCCGGCGCTGTCGCCGTTCAACGCCTTCCTGATCCTGAACGGCATCGAGACGCTGCCGCTGCGCATGCAGCGCCACTCCGACAACGCGCTGACGGTGGCCAAGCACCTGTCGACGCATCCGGCCGTGTCGTGGGTGAGCTATCCCGGCCTGGAGACCGACCGCTACCATCAGCTCGCCCGGCGCTACACGCCGAACGGCGCGGGCGCCGTCTTCACCTTCGGGCTGAAGGGCGGCTACGACGCGGGCGTCAAGCTCGTGTCGAGCCTGCAGCTGTTCTCGCACCTCGCCAATATCGGCGACACCCGCTCGCTGATCATCCACCCGGCCTCGACGACCCACCGCCAGCTCACCGACGCGCAGAAGACCGCCGCGGGCGCGGGACCCGACGTGGTGCGGCTGTCGATCGGGCTGGAGGATCCGGCCGACCTGATCGACGACCTCGACTCGGCGCTCGCGGGCTGA